The following are encoded in a window of Algiphilus aromaticivorans DG1253 genomic DNA:
- the secF gene encoding protein translocase subunit SecF, whose amino-acid sequence MRHRRPAVLFSLLLLVASVVLLATRGLNPGIDFSGGVLVELGYDEAVELAPVRDALAEAELGSASVQYFGTQTDVLVRMESGETDDAADVSDRILAALRGAGQEPEVRRVEFVGAAVGDELAIDGALAALFALIGILIYVAFRFEWKFAVGAIAATTHDAIIVLGWFSLLGLEFDLTVLAAVLATIGYSLNDTIVVYDRIRENFLNLRRSEPIEVINASVNQTLARTIVTSGTTLIVLISLFIFGGSVVHNFSIALIVGILVGTYSSVFIASGLLPSLGVKHDDLLPPQDEDEKVDDMP is encoded by the coding sequence ATGCGGCACCGGCGACCGGCCGTGCTGTTCTCTCTACTCCTGCTCGTTGCCAGCGTGGTCCTGCTGGCAACTCGAGGCCTGAATCCGGGCATCGACTTCAGTGGCGGTGTGCTTGTCGAGCTCGGCTATGACGAGGCTGTCGAACTGGCGCCGGTGCGTGATGCACTGGCCGAGGCCGAGCTCGGCTCGGCGAGCGTCCAGTACTTCGGCACCCAGACCGACGTGCTGGTGCGTATGGAATCGGGCGAAACGGACGATGCCGCGGACGTCAGCGACCGCATCCTGGCCGCTCTGCGCGGTGCCGGGCAGGAGCCGGAAGTTCGGCGCGTGGAGTTCGTGGGCGCAGCCGTCGGCGATGAGCTCGCCATCGATGGCGCGCTGGCCGCGCTCTTCGCTCTGATCGGCATTCTCATCTACGTCGCTTTCCGTTTCGAATGGAAGTTCGCGGTAGGCGCCATCGCTGCAACCACGCACGACGCGATCATCGTGCTCGGCTGGTTCTCGTTGCTCGGCCTGGAGTTCGACCTGACCGTGCTGGCGGCCGTTCTGGCCACCATCGGCTACTCGCTCAACGACACCATCGTCGTCTACGACCGTATCCGCGAGAATTTCCTGAATCTGCGGCGAAGCGAGCCCATCGAGGTCATTAACGCCTCGGTCAACCAGACGCTGGCGCGGACCATCGTCACCAGCGGCACGACCCTGATCGTGCTGATATCGCTCTTCATCTTCGGCGGCAGCGTGGTGCACAACTTCAGCATCGCGCTGATCGTCGGCATCCTCGTTGGCACCTATTCCTCGGTCTTTATCGCCAGCGGCCTGCTGCCCAGCCTCGGCGTCAAGCACGACGATCTGCTGCCGCCACAGGACGAGGACGAGAAAGTCGACGATATGCCCTGA
- a CDS encoding inositol monophosphatase family protein, translated as MHPLVNVGVQAARAAGHIILRHAHQTDRLTVTSKGKSDFVSEVDRTAEAEITRIIRRYYPDHAILGEEGGASGDSDTVWIIDPLDGTTNFLHGIPHYAVSIGVTYRGKLAHAVIYEPNTNDLYTATAGGGAQCNSRRIRVSRTDSLDRALIGTGAPFRDEERIQRYLPQLGGVLNETAGIRRAGSAALDLAWVANGRLDGFWENDLKPWDIAAGVLLVREAGGTVTELYGRNDVMDTGNVLACNLPIHTALERAIHSASRPD; from the coding sequence GTGCATCCATTGGTCAATGTGGGCGTGCAGGCTGCACGCGCCGCCGGTCACATCATTCTGCGCCACGCGCACCAGACGGATCGCCTGACCGTCACGTCCAAGGGCAAGAGCGATTTCGTCTCGGAGGTCGATCGCACCGCCGAGGCCGAGATCACGCGCATTATCCGCCGCTACTATCCCGACCACGCCATTCTCGGCGAGGAAGGCGGGGCCTCCGGGGACTCGGACACGGTCTGGATCATCGACCCGCTCGATGGCACGACCAATTTCCTGCACGGGATTCCGCATTATGCGGTTTCCATCGGCGTCACCTATCGCGGCAAGCTCGCGCACGCGGTGATCTACGAGCCGAATACCAACGATCTGTATACCGCTACGGCGGGCGGCGGCGCGCAGTGCAACTCGCGCCGCATCCGCGTTTCGCGCACCGATTCGCTGGACCGGGCGCTGATCGGCACGGGCGCCCCCTTCCGGGATGAGGAGCGCATCCAGCGTTATCTCCCGCAGCTCGGCGGCGTGCTGAACGAGACCGCAGGCATCCGCCGCGCCGGCTCGGCGGCGCTGGACCTGGCCTGGGTTGCCAATGGCCGGCTCGACGGCTTCTGGGAGAACGACCTCAAGCCATGGGATATCGCCGCCGGCGTGCTGCTGGTACGCGAGGCCGGTGGCACCGTAACCGAGCTCTATGGTCGCAATGACGTCATGGACACCGGCAACGTCCTCGCCTGTAATTTGCCCATCCATACGGCGCTGGAACGGGCGATTCACTCGGCGTCGCGACCCGACTAG